A segment of the Odontesthes bonariensis isolate fOdoBon6 chromosome 8, fOdoBon6.hap1, whole genome shotgun sequence genome:
actaATATTCATTTAGTTTCATAGCAAGACAGAAAATATTATAGATACAACgtcagagaaacagaaacatttatAGAGCCTGGCTTTATTTCAGTAGTAATAGATTCAAATGCCTTCACTATTTTAATggtatttttgacatttttacagAACAGACCATAAAAACCACATGTATCTTGGTTTCTGTTGCCAAAACTTTGGACACCTGTGTTAATTCATTTAATTTAGCAGAgaattaatgttttattttcagaCATGTGAGACATTCTTTTACTATcttgcagatttttttccctGAACTTTATGGGACATGATCCAAAATGCAAGATAACTTTAGCCTCTTAATGGAATACTCGGCACGCATCCTGGCATGTGAGATTAGTCTGCTGTTCACTTCCTCAAAACTGTGCGTTGATGAGGAAAGAGGGGATATTCACTGTCAGTCcttctggaaaaaaatgccccacaTTGTGAAGCCCTTGCCTGCCATAATCATACCACCTGTTAGTAAATGCTGAAGaattccacagtcagctgtaaTTGCCCTATTTGGGGCACTGACATCATACAGGTAAAGATAATTACTCTATTAGGAGCCACACTGACTAGAACCCTAGGTGTTGCCTGTGTTTTCTGGTTGTAAGCCTCTCTGTGTTACAGACAGCAACCTTGGTGCGGTCAAGCACTTTTTGCACAATTTGCAAAAGGCTTGAAGCAGTTTGGCAGGAACTATATATTCTTGGCTTTGGAGGGCACGTTGTTCTCAAGTATACTGACAAATAAATGATCACAGAGTGAAATAATGATGGTGGAGAAGATTAAAAACCACCACGCAATCCAACCTTTTTGCGAGGTCTATGTGGCTGGAGGTAAGTTCAATTTTCATTAAGGTTAAGAGCAATAGATCAATTAGGCTTACACTGCGGATAGCCCAACCAGAATGATTCTGTAGCTCAAATCTACAAAGGAGTGCTTCCAAAAATAGAGCAGTGGCAGCGTCAGGCTATCCAGTGAAATACTGGACTTGTCAGGATCAGGGGGAATTTCACTTGAAGAAAAAGTTTGCTTCCGGCTCTCCAAATGTTTCGTCAATCTCTCATTCAGTTTTCTCAACATGCCATTTTCTATCTCAAACACCACAAGACCTTTTGAAGGGCAGTCTGTGCAAATGCAATATCAGCAGTGTTTCTTATCCTATCCTATTCTGCTACTGGCAGAAACAATTTCTCTCCTCGGTTTACAGGTATGTTTATAGGTTGGGAACTTGGAAAGTCTTCCCCTTGTCTCATGCAAATGGTATGAGCCTGGTGGCTGTGCCATTTGGAAAATGCCAACTGCACAATTTGTTATTACATTGTTTTAATCACACCCTCGATCTCATTTCAATGCAacattttgttgtatttcttcTGAATCCTGTTATACCTTACCTAAGaaaataattagggctgggcaacgattcaaatttttaatctaattaatcacatgatttccctgattaatcacgattaattgcttttgtacgcaaaatctaaaaatgaattcaaaagtactgtttagcttttagcatttagttttattttaaatgtactgccatatgaatgaaagtgccataacatttgttgtgcaaacacac
Coding sequences within it:
- the LOC142385836 gene encoding LOW QUALITY PROTEIN: uncharacterized protein LOC142385836 (The sequence of the model RefSeq protein was modified relative to this genomic sequence to represent the inferred CDS: inserted 9 bases in 6 codons; deleted 3 bases in 2 codons; substituted 6 bases at 6 genomic stop codons); this translates as NKLCSWHFPNGTATRLIPFAXDKGKTFQVPNXYKHTCKPRREIVSASSRIGXDKKHCXYCICTDCPSKGLVVFEIENGMLRKLNERLTKHLESRKQTFSSSEIPPXSXQVQYFTGXPDAATALFLEALLCRFELQNHSGWAIRSVSLIDLLLLTLMKIELTSSHIDLAKRLDCVVVFNLXSTIIISLCDHLFVSILENNVPSKAKNIXFLPNCFKPFANCQKVLDRTKVAVCNTERLXNQKTQATPRVLVSVAPNRVIIFXLYDVSAPNRAITADCGILQHLLTGGMIMAGKGFTVGHFFPEGLTVNIPSFLINAQFXEEVNSRLISHARMRAEYSIKRLKLSCILDHVP